TCCATCTCGTACGCGTGCCGCCCCGGCTCGACGATGATCGTCATGCTGCCCGCGATCCCCGTGAGCTCGCCCGTCCCGGAGTCGGGCACCACCCGCACCGTGAGCTGCGGCGCGCCGCGCGTCATCGTGCCCGAGTGCTGCAGCACGAACGACCCGCGCCGTCCGTGCAGCGTGCCCGTCACGCGCTCGATCGCGACGTAGCCGGCGGAGCCCTGCACCCGCGTCCCCGCGCTCAGCATCTCGCCCTTGCTCGTCGCCTCCAGGTCGCCGCGGAACTGCTTGTCGATCGACAGTCGGGCGAGCGTCGAGCCCTGCGGCTCCTCGTCGCTCGACTGTGGCGTGAGCTTCACCTCGAACGTTCCCGTCGCGCGTGTCGTCACGATCCTCTCCGGAAGGGTGCGCATCTGTGGTAGGCCGGAACGTACGCGGCCGGAGCCGCGTCGCCACGGCGGCTTGCGACCCACAGCCGCCGCGCGCATCGTGTCTCGCTCGCCGCGACCACACGACCGTCACACGGAGGTGCTCCATGCCCGTCTACGCTGCCGAACGCGACCTGCCCGCGATCACGATGGACCAGCTGGCGGGCGCGCAGCGCGCCGCGATCGAGACGAGCGAGCGATCGACCGCGGAGGGGCGGCCGGTGCGCTACATCCGCTCCATGTACATCCCGAGCGAGGCGCACGTCACGTGTCTGTTCGAGGCGTCGAACGCCGAGGCGGTGCGCGACGTGAACGAGCGCGCGGGGATCCCATTCACGCGCATCGTCGAGGCGATGGATCTCACGCCCTGAGCGCGTCCCGCAGCGCGTCCGCGTCGAGCACGGGCAGGGGCACCGGCTCCGACGGTTCGGCCACGCGCGGCGCGAGCGCCCGCTCGAACCACGCCACGTCGTGCCACGCGCCGCGCTTGTAGCCCACGCCGCGGTACACGCCGACCGGCGTGAATCCCACCGCGCGGTGCAGCGCCACGCTCGCGTCGTTAGGCAGCGTGACGCCCGCGTACGCGTTGCGGAACCCCTGCCGCATGAGCACCGCGAGCAGCGACGCGTACAGCGCGCGCCCGATCCCCACGCGCCGCGCGTCCGCATGCACGTACGCGGACACGTCCACCGACCACCGGTACGCCGCCCGCTCGCGGTGCGCGCTCGCGTACGCGTAGCCCGCGATCGCGCCGCCGCGCTCGCACACGAGCCACGGCGTGCGCGCGAGCGTCCGCGCGATCCGCCGCGCCATCTCCGCGCCATCCGGCGGCTCGACCTCGAACGAGATGGACGAGTCGGTCACCGCCGGGCGATAGATCGCGGCGATCTGTGCGGCGTCGGATTGCACGGCTAGCCGGATCGTCGGCACGACGAGCGCGGGCGC
This DNA window, taken from Gemmatirosa kalamazoonensis, encodes the following:
- a CDS encoding DUF3224 domain-containing protein produces the protein MTTRATGTFEVKLTPQSSDEEPQGSTLARLSIDKQFRGDLEATSKGEMLSAGTRVQGSAGYVAIERVTGTLHGRRGSFVLQHSGTMTRGAPQLTVRVVPDSGTGELTGIAGSMTIIVEPGRHAYEMEYTLI
- a CDS encoding DUF4242 domain-containing protein — encoded protein: MPVYAAERDLPAITMDQLAGAQRAAIETSERSTAEGRPVRYIRSMYIPSEAHVTCLFEASNAEAVRDVNERAGIPFTRIVEAMDLTP
- a CDS encoding arsinothricin resistance N-acetyltransferase ArsN1 family B, encoding MPSTEERNAPALVVPTIRLAVQSDAAQIAAIYRPAVTDSSISFEVEPPDGAEMARRIARTLARTPWLVCERGGAIAGYAYASAHRERAAYRWSVDVSAYVHADARRVGIGRALYASLLAVLMRQGFRNAYAGVTLPNDASVALHRAVGFTPVGVYRGVGYKRGAWHDVAWFERALAPRVAEPSEPVPLPVLDADALRDALRA